A single Micromonospora luteifusca DNA region contains:
- a CDS encoding GNAT family N-acetyltransferase, with protein MVREWDPRTASSAEIASLLATLNAVLATDLPHDPPWRETSLREYLAEVMPGERRISWIAQADPTDPDHPGAVLGQVHVLLLGDIGVLEVLVHPSVRRSHLGRDLVLRAARRVYQEGFRSIGVEVVGDTPAVGFYESLGFAREYVETRSVLDLTTVDWAELAQMATGVAAGYHLEFFPGGPPDDLIEAYARAKAEVRDVDDGELRPSSYDPERLRDSLDTLHRRGMKPYIVLARHEQSGEVAGLTEVVVPAQHPTRADQYDTIVAQDHRGYGIDRAIKARMLLELRSSEPELIEVQTWNAQANEAMLKVNAELGYRPDRDWCEYSVDVAELVHRLDPPR; from the coding sequence GTGGGACCCGAGGACCGCGTCGTCCGCCGAGATCGCGTCGCTGCTGGCCACGCTGAACGCGGTCCTGGCGACCGATCTGCCGCACGACCCGCCGTGGCGGGAGACCTCGCTGCGGGAATACCTCGCCGAGGTGATGCCCGGCGAGCGGCGGATCTCCTGGATTGCGCAGGCCGACCCGACCGACCCCGATCATCCGGGCGCGGTGCTCGGCCAGGTCCATGTGCTGCTCCTCGGTGACATCGGCGTGCTCGAGGTGTTGGTGCACCCGTCCGTGCGGCGCAGCCACCTCGGCCGGGACCTGGTGTTGCGCGCCGCCCGCCGGGTCTACCAGGAGGGCTTCCGGTCGATCGGGGTCGAGGTGGTCGGCGACACGCCCGCAGTCGGGTTCTACGAGTCGCTCGGCTTCGCCCGGGAGTACGTGGAGACGCGCAGCGTGCTCGACCTGACCACGGTCGACTGGGCCGAGCTGGCGCAGATGGCCACCGGCGTCGCGGCGGGCTACCACCTGGAGTTCTTCCCTGGTGGGCCACCGGATGACCTGATCGAGGCGTACGCGCGGGCGAAGGCCGAGGTGCGCGACGTCGACGACGGCGAGCTGCGCCCGAGCTCCTACGACCCGGAGCGGCTGCGCGACAGCCTCGACACCCTGCACCGGCGGGGCATGAAACCGTACATCGTGCTCGCCCGGCACGAGCAGAGCGGCGAGGTGGCCGGCCTGACCGAGGTGGTGGTCCCAGCGCAGCACCCGACCCGCGCCGACCAGTACGACACGATCGTCGCGCAGGACCATCGGGGCTACGGCATCGATCGGGCGATCAAGGCTCGGATGCTGCTGGAGCTGCGCTCCTCCGAGCCGGAGCTGATCGAGGTGCAGACCTGGAACGCGCAGGCCAACGAGGCGATGCTGAAGGTCAACGCCGAGCTGGGTTACCGGCCCGACCGGGACTGGTGCGAATACAGCGTCGATGTCGCCGAGCTGGTGCACCGCCTCGACCCGCCCCGCTGA
- a CDS encoding glutamyl-tRNA reductase — protein MKLLVVGASYRTAPVATLEQLAVPPADLTRTLDHLIAQPYVAEAVIVSTCNRVEVYAAVSGFHGGLGDVCAVLAEQAGSSPATLASHLYVHYDTAAVDHVFRVATGLDSMVVGEAQILGQLRDAYHWATGADSAGRLLHELMQQALRVGKRAHAETGIDRAGQSVVTAALELAAGHLDGDLAGHPALVVGAGAMGSLGVATLSRLGAGPLTVSNRGADRAVRLAESYGASAAPMTELVDTLSTVDIVVAATASTEPVLTRAVVSAALAERDPARGPLVLLDLAVPRDVEEGVAELPGVEVIDIDRMAALLADGPAAADAAAVERIVLGEVEGFLTWLRGADVAPTVAALRGRADDVVTAELRRLAQRRPDLGDDLRAEVARTVHRVVQRLLHQPTVKVRQLAAEPGGDQYAALLRELFDLEVPQTSPVDTVPDVLTPDLGMGLPGIDQVSGADVAEPTPPTGGAR, from the coding sequence GTGAAACTGCTCGTCGTCGGCGCGTCCTATCGGACCGCCCCGGTCGCCACGCTGGAGCAACTGGCCGTGCCTCCCGCCGACCTGACCCGCACCCTGGATCATCTGATCGCCCAGCCGTACGTGGCCGAGGCGGTCATCGTCTCCACCTGCAACCGGGTGGAGGTCTACGCCGCCGTGTCCGGTTTCCACGGTGGGCTCGGTGACGTCTGCGCCGTCCTGGCCGAGCAGGCCGGCAGTTCGCCGGCGACGCTCGCCAGCCACCTGTACGTGCACTACGACACCGCCGCCGTGGATCACGTGTTCCGGGTCGCCACCGGCCTGGACTCGATGGTGGTCGGCGAGGCGCAGATCCTCGGCCAGTTGCGTGACGCGTACCACTGGGCCACCGGCGCAGACTCGGCCGGCCGGCTGCTGCACGAGCTGATGCAGCAGGCGCTGCGGGTCGGTAAGCGGGCCCACGCCGAGACCGGCATCGACCGGGCCGGCCAGAGCGTCGTCACCGCCGCACTGGAGCTGGCCGCCGGGCACCTCGACGGTGACCTTGCCGGCCACCCGGCCCTGGTGGTCGGCGCCGGCGCGATGGGCTCGCTCGGGGTGGCCACGCTGTCCCGGCTGGGCGCCGGACCGCTCACCGTCAGCAACCGGGGCGCCGACCGGGCCGTCCGGCTCGCCGAGTCGTACGGGGCAAGTGCCGCGCCGATGACCGAGCTGGTCGACACTCTCTCCACAGTGGACATCGTAGTGGCCGCCACCGCGTCCACCGAACCGGTCCTCACCCGAGCGGTGGTCAGCGCGGCGCTGGCCGAACGGGACCCGGCCCGGGGCCCGCTGGTCCTGCTCGACCTGGCCGTCCCGCGCGACGTCGAGGAGGGCGTCGCCGAGCTGCCCGGCGTCGAGGTGATCGACATCGACCGGATGGCGGCGCTGCTCGCCGACGGTCCGGCCGCTGCGGACGCGGCTGCCGTCGAACGGATCGTGCTGGGCGAGGTGGAGGGATTCCTCACCTGGTTGCGCGGCGCCGACGTCGCACCCACCGTGGCCGCGCTGCGTGGCCGGGCCGACGACGTGGTCACCGCCGAGCTCCGCCGGTTGGCTCAGCGTCGCCCCGACCTCGGCGACGACCTGCGGGCCGAGGTGGCCCGTACGGTGCACCGGGTCGTGCAGCGGCTGTTGCACCAACCCACCGTCAAGGTCCGCCAGTTGGCCGCGGAGCCCGGCGGCGACCAGTACGCGGCCCTGCTGCGCGAGCTGTTCGACCTTGAGGTGCCGCAGACCTCACCGGTGGACACCGTCCCCGACGTGCTCACCCCCGACCTCGGCATGGGGCTCCCTGGCATCGACCAGGTGTCCGGAGCTGACGTCGCCGAGCCCACCCCACCCACCGGAGGTGCGCGATGA
- the hemC gene encoding hydroxymethylbilane synthase, giving the protein MTAPLRLGTRGSALAMAQSGQIAEAVTAATGRPVELVEVVTAGDRSNAPVHRLGVGVFVSALRDALTARTIDFAVHSYKDLPTAAAGGLHIAAVPAREDPRDALIAQGGRTLAELPPGATVGTGALRRIAQLHALGLQLEVTPIRGNVDTRLARVLGPEADLDAVVLARAGLARLGRVDVITETLDPMLMLPAPAQGALAVECRIDDQDLVELLAVLDHAPSHAAVTAERALLATLEAGCSAPVAAYAELAEGDTGDEIYLRGAVISPDGTRDLRLSRTGTPADAAEIGKALAAELLELGADSILGHEGHTGPGTQQFGSTE; this is encoded by the coding sequence ATGACCGCCCCCCTGCGTCTCGGCACCCGGGGCAGCGCCCTGGCGATGGCCCAGTCCGGCCAGATCGCCGAGGCGGTGACCGCCGCCACCGGCCGCCCGGTCGAGCTGGTCGAGGTGGTCACCGCGGGTGACCGTTCCAACGCGCCGGTGCACCGGCTCGGCGTCGGGGTGTTCGTCTCCGCGCTGCGCGACGCGCTGACCGCCAGGACGATCGACTTCGCGGTGCACTCCTACAAGGATCTGCCCACGGCTGCCGCCGGCGGGCTGCACATCGCGGCGGTGCCGGCTCGGGAGGACCCGCGCGACGCGCTGATCGCCCAGGGCGGCCGGACGCTCGCCGAGCTGCCGCCCGGGGCGACCGTGGGCACCGGTGCGCTGCGCCGTATCGCCCAGCTGCACGCACTCGGCCTGCAGCTGGAGGTCACCCCGATCCGCGGCAACGTGGACACCCGCCTGGCGCGGGTGCTCGGGCCCGAGGCCGACCTGGACGCCGTCGTCCTGGCTCGGGCCGGGCTGGCCCGACTAGGTCGGGTCGACGTGATCACCGAGACGCTGGATCCGATGCTGATGCTGCCCGCACCCGCCCAGGGTGCGCTGGCCGTGGAGTGCCGGATCGACGACCAGGACCTGGTCGAGCTGCTCGCGGTGCTCGACCATGCACCGTCGCACGCCGCGGTCACCGCGGAACGCGCGTTGCTGGCAACCCTGGAGGCCGGGTGCAGCGCACCCGTCGCCGCCTATGCGGAACTCGCCGAGGGCGATACCGGCGATGAGATCTACCTGCGCGGGGCGGTGATCAGCCCGGACGGCACTCGTGACCTCCGGCTGTCCCGCACCGGAACGCCCGCCGACGCGGCGGAGATCGGTAAGGCACTCGCCGCCGAACTCCTCGAACTCGGCGCCGACTCGATCCTCGGCCACGAAGGACACACCGGCCCGGGGACCCAGCAATTTGGGAGCACAGAATGA
- a CDS encoding uroporphyrinogen-III synthase: protein MTRTRKPVGRIAFVGAGPGDPGLLTRRAHDALVDADQVIYDRGVPESLLAVVRADARDDAEFTPAEGAPGDVAKVLISAARSGLNAVHLVTGDPFGHDSVVKEVQAVARTAAHFEVVPGVGQAEGVATYAGVPLPGVRTAADVEDVSALDFEALATAVGRGSLALAVDAGDLAAVRDGLLAAGVDGTTGVGVTGDGTGETQYTTTSTVDSFVAAALGFTGRVVLTIGVGVGQRDKLSWWENRPLYGWKVLVPRTKEQAGAMSARLRAYGAIPCEVPTIAVEPPRTPAQMERAVKGLVDGRYAWVIFTSVNAVRAVWEKFAEHGLDARHFGGVKIACIGEATADAVRAFGIQPELIPAGEQSSEGLLAEFSPHDEILDPVGRVLLPRADIATETLAAGLTERGWEVDDVTAYRTVRAAPPPAEIRDAIKSGGFDAVLFTSSSTVRNLVGIAGKPHARTVVAVIGPKTAETATEFGLRVDVQPPHASVPDLVEALAAYAVELREKLAAMPAKQRRGSKVQGPTALRFR from the coding sequence ATGACCCGCACCCGTAAGCCCGTCGGCCGTATCGCGTTCGTCGGGGCTGGCCCCGGTGACCCAGGTCTGCTGACCCGTCGGGCGCACGACGCCCTGGTCGACGCCGACCAGGTGATTTATGACCGGGGAGTCCCCGAGTCGTTGCTCGCCGTCGTCCGCGCCGATGCCAGAGACGATGCCGAGTTCACCCCCGCCGAAGGCGCGCCGGGGGACGTGGCGAAGGTGTTGATCTCCGCGGCCCGATCCGGGTTGAACGCGGTGCACCTGGTCACCGGTGACCCGTTCGGCCACGACTCGGTGGTCAAGGAGGTGCAGGCCGTCGCCCGCACCGCCGCCCACTTCGAGGTGGTACCCGGCGTGGGCCAGGCCGAGGGTGTGGCCACCTACGCGGGTGTCCCGCTGCCGGGTGTGCGTACGGCCGCCGACGTCGAGGACGTCAGCGCACTGGACTTCGAGGCGCTGGCCACGGCCGTCGGCCGGGGTTCGCTCGCGCTCGCCGTGGACGCCGGTGACCTCGCCGCCGTCCGGGACGGGCTGCTCGCCGCCGGGGTCGACGGCACCACCGGCGTCGGTGTGACCGGCGACGGCACCGGCGAGACCCAGTACACGACCACGTCGACCGTCGACAGCTTCGTGGCCGCCGCCCTCGGCTTCACCGGCCGGGTGGTGCTCACCATCGGCGTCGGTGTGGGTCAGCGCGACAAGCTGAGCTGGTGGGAGAACCGCCCGTTGTACGGCTGGAAGGTGCTCGTACCCCGCACGAAGGAGCAGGCTGGCGCGATGAGCGCCCGGCTGCGCGCGTACGGGGCGATCCCGTGCGAGGTGCCGACCATCGCGGTCGAGCCGCCGCGCACCCCGGCGCAGATGGAGCGGGCGGTCAAGGGCCTGGTCGACGGCCGGTACGCCTGGGTGATCTTCACGTCGGTGAACGCGGTCCGCGCGGTCTGGGAGAAGTTCGCCGAGCACGGGCTGGACGCCCGGCACTTCGGCGGCGTCAAGATCGCCTGCATCGGTGAGGCGACGGCGGACGCGGTCCGCGCGTTCGGCATCCAACCGGAGCTGATCCCCGCGGGGGAGCAGTCCTCCGAGGGGCTGCTGGCCGAGTTCTCCCCGCACGACGAGATCCTCGACCCGGTGGGCCGGGTGCTGCTGCCGCGCGCCGACATCGCCACCGAGACGCTCGCCGCCGGGCTCACCGAGCGCGGCTGGGAGGTCGACGACGTGACCGCGTACCGGACGGTGCGGGCCGCGCCGCCGCCCGCCGAGATCCGGGACGCGATCAAGTCGGGCGGGTTCGACGCGGTCTTGTTCACGTCCTCCTCGACCGTGCGGAACCTCGTCGGTATCGCCGGGAAGCCGCACGCGCGTACCGTTGTTGCCGTCATCGGGCCCAAGACGGCGGAGACCGCGACGGAGTTCGGCCTGCGGGTCGACGTCCAGCCGCCGCACGCCTCGGTGCCCGACCTGGTGGAGGCGCTCGCCGCCTACGCCGTCGAGTTGCGCGAGAAGCTGGCCGCCATGCCGGCCAAGCAGCGCCGCGGCTCGAAGGTGCAGGGGCCGACCGCCCTGCGCTTCCGGTAG
- a CDS encoding redox-sensing transcriptional repressor Rex → MSQHRHPGAPGRAGAVPALPDLPEATVARLPEYLRALHNLADTGHETVSSEGLSAAAGVNSAKLRKDLSHLGSYGTRGVGYDVALLIEQIENVLGLTQRRAVALVGVGNLGHALAGYDGFAGRGFRIAALLDADPSLVGEEINGLVVRHVDDLPTVAVEESLAIGVIATPAAAAQQVADQLVAVGVTSILNFAPCVLSVPEGVDVRKVDLAIELQILSFHEHRKASLTALPATGGSALTALPGGFAATDTQEAIGT, encoded by the coding sequence ATGAGTCAGCACCGTCACCCAGGCGCGCCCGGCCGCGCCGGTGCCGTACCGGCGCTCCCCGATCTGCCCGAGGCGACCGTCGCTCGGCTCCCGGAGTACCTGCGCGCGCTGCACAACCTCGCCGACACCGGCCACGAGACGGTGTCCAGCGAGGGTCTCTCCGCCGCCGCCGGCGTCAACTCCGCCAAGCTCCGCAAGGACCTCTCCCACCTCGGCTCGTACGGCACCCGGGGGGTCGGCTACGACGTCGCGCTGCTGATCGAGCAGATCGAGAATGTGCTCGGGCTCACCCAACGCCGGGCGGTCGCCCTGGTCGGCGTGGGTAATCTCGGTCACGCTCTGGCTGGCTACGACGGCTTCGCCGGCCGAGGCTTCCGGATCGCCGCACTGCTCGACGCCGATCCGTCCCTGGTCGGCGAGGAGATCAACGGCCTGGTAGTCCGGCATGTCGACGACCTGCCGACGGTCGCGGTCGAGGAATCCCTCGCGATCGGCGTGATCGCCACCCCCGCCGCCGCGGCCCAGCAGGTCGCCGATCAGCTGGTCGCCGTCGGCGTGACAAGCATCCTCAACTTCGCGCCGTGCGTACTCTCGGTTCCGGAGGGGGTCGACGTGCGCAAGGTCGACCTCGCCATCGAGCTGCAGATTCTGTCCTTCCACGAGCACCGCAAGGCGTCGCTGACCGCGCTGCCCGCCACCGGCGGGTCCGCTCTCACCGCCCTGCCGGGCGGGTTCGCGGCCACCGACACCCAGGAGGCGATCGGCACGTGA
- a CDS encoding lamin tail domain-containing protein, with protein MRPRRSIAALATATAAVTITALGVAPTAASAAPTDLFISEYVEGSSNNKAIELFNGTGAPVDLSAGGYQLQLYFNGSTTATTIALTGSVAAGDAFVFASASAGAAILAQADQTTGASLFNGDDAIVLRRGTTVLDSIGQVGVDPGSEWGAGATSTADNTLRRLSTVTAGDTDPADAFDPAAQWAGFPVDTFDGLGTHTVDGGGPVDAPATLTCGGPLVTTAGTAASREVTATDPDDTIVDLAVTTVSPAPATGAITRTAFTPAEGVGGTAHATVGASADLAAGAYTVALTATDAGGGTATCTLVVQVTRELTVGEVQGPTTDAESGPTDRSPLAPASGNGTSSILYDVRGVITQLTLARTSAGAEQHGFFLQSRTGDTDGDPTSSDGIFVFMGTFTSLIGGYVPTVGDEVVLRARVSEYFNFTQLSGASLVRRIGGGLAMDTAVAVTDAVPPAEFTDAQRFWERHEGSRMRVRAGSGAVSGRDVFSSTADAELWVVDRDDPLLDRTDPYARRVFRDSHPLDNDPTRRFDDGNGQRVLLGSMGVKATAGDSTALLPPAHTFDTLRADAAGAVYYSFEKYGVQVERAEFAAGADPSKNNPPKPADRSQEVAVATYNVENLYDYRDDPFDGCDFAGNTGCPGVDPPFDYVPGSEADYREQLAALADQIVSDLHAPDLILVQEAEDQDICTVSGAALSCGDTNNADGAPDSIQELALTVAAAGGPAYAAAYDRTGADARGITAAFLYRTDRLSLAAATANDPLLGSAPTVQYRAAGLPANSDVQNPKALNAVLPSDVDTSTGRDGNNVFTRAPQLGKFSVAASPGSTERFTLYALSNHYSSGPDSRIGQRREQARYGAAIVTAIEAADQSARVVYGGDLNVFPRPDDPIATGDQPTPSDQLAPLYEAGLHNLWDNLVADVPASAYSYSFEGQAQTLDHLFVNDAFYGDLVQVRAAHINADWSAEFTGDGSRGSSDHDPQVARFRSRASLTVADTTVVEGDKGNRQLTFTATVSRPLSQPVLLCAATVGLTAQGGSDFDPYAGCKVLAAGQTSVAFPVTVRGDRKRESDEKLTLLVAGVPGLRLADPLATGTIANDD; from the coding sequence ATGCGCCCGCGCCGCTCAATCGCCGCGCTCGCGACCGCCACCGCCGCCGTGACCATCACGGCACTCGGCGTCGCACCCACCGCGGCCAGCGCCGCGCCCACCGACCTGTTCATCTCGGAGTACGTCGAAGGTTCGTCGAACAACAAGGCGATCGAGCTGTTCAACGGCACCGGTGCCCCGGTCGACCTGAGCGCCGGTGGCTATCAACTCCAGCTCTACTTCAACGGCTCCACCACGGCCACCACGATCGCGTTGACCGGGAGCGTGGCCGCGGGTGACGCGTTCGTGTTCGCCAGTGCCTCGGCCGGGGCCGCCATCCTCGCCCAGGCCGACCAGACCACCGGGGCGAGCCTGTTCAACGGTGACGACGCGATCGTGTTGCGCCGGGGCACCACCGTGCTCGACTCGATCGGACAGGTGGGCGTCGATCCGGGCAGCGAGTGGGGGGCGGGCGCCACCAGCACCGCGGACAACACCCTGCGCCGGCTGTCGACTGTCACCGCTGGCGACACCGATCCGGCCGACGCGTTCGACCCCGCCGCGCAGTGGGCCGGCTTCCCGGTCGACACCTTCGACGGCCTCGGGACGCACACCGTGGACGGCGGCGGCCCGGTCGACGCGCCGGCCACGCTGACCTGTGGTGGCCCGCTGGTCACCACGGCGGGCACGGCCGCGAGCCGGGAGGTCACCGCCACCGACCCCGATGACACGATCGTCGACCTGGCGGTGACCACGGTCAGCCCGGCCCCGGCCACCGGCGCGATCACCCGCACCGCGTTCACCCCCGCCGAGGGCGTCGGCGGCACCGCCCACGCCACGGTCGGCGCGAGCGCCGACCTCGCCGCCGGGGCCTACACCGTCGCCCTGACCGCGACCGACGCGGGCGGTGGCACCGCCACCTGCACGCTGGTCGTGCAGGTGACCCGGGAGTTGACCGTCGGCGAGGTGCAGGGCCCGACCACCGACGCGGAGTCCGGTCCAACCGACCGGTCGCCGCTCGCACCGGCGAGCGGCAACGGCACGAGCAGCATCCTGTACGACGTACGCGGGGTGATCACCCAGTTGACCCTGGCCCGCACCTCGGCCGGGGCGGAGCAGCACGGCTTCTTCCTGCAGAGCCGGACCGGCGACACCGACGGCGACCCGACCAGTTCCGACGGCATCTTCGTGTTCATGGGCACGTTCACGTCGCTGATCGGCGGCTACGTCCCGACGGTGGGCGACGAGGTCGTGCTCCGGGCCCGGGTGTCCGAATACTTCAACTTCACCCAACTCTCCGGCGCGTCGCTGGTCCGCCGGATCGGCGGCGGCCTGGCCATGGACACCGCGGTCGCGGTCACCGACGCGGTACCACCGGCCGAGTTCACCGACGCGCAGCGTTTCTGGGAGCGGCACGAGGGCAGCCGGATGCGGGTACGCGCAGGCAGCGGCGCGGTGAGCGGACGGGACGTCTTCTCCTCCACCGCCGACGCCGAGCTGTGGGTGGTCGACCGGGACGACCCGCTGTTGGACCGCACCGACCCGTACGCCCGTCGGGTCTTCCGGGACTCGCACCCGCTGGACAACGACCCGACCCGCCGCTTCGACGACGGCAACGGTCAGCGGGTGCTGCTCGGCAGCATGGGCGTGAAGGCCACCGCCGGGGACAGCACCGCGCTGCTCCCGCCGGCGCACACCTTCGACACGTTACGCGCGGACGCGGCCGGCGCGGTCTACTACTCGTTCGAGAAGTACGGCGTCCAGGTCGAGCGGGCGGAGTTCGCCGCCGGGGCCGACCCGTCGAAGAACAACCCGCCCAAGCCGGCCGACCGGTCGCAGGAGGTGGCCGTGGCCACCTACAACGTGGAGAACCTGTACGACTACCGGGACGACCCGTTCGACGGCTGTGACTTCGCCGGTAACACCGGCTGCCCGGGTGTCGACCCCCCGTTCGACTACGTGCCGGGCAGCGAGGCGGACTACCGCGAGCAGTTGGCAGCGCTCGCCGACCAGATCGTCTCCGACCTGCACGCACCGGACCTGATCCTGGTGCAGGAGGCCGAGGACCAGGACATCTGCACGGTCTCGGGGGCAGCGCTGAGCTGCGGCGACACCAACAACGCCGATGGCGCTCCGGACAGCATCCAGGAGTTGGCGCTCACGGTGGCGGCGGCCGGCGGGCCCGCGTACGCCGCCGCCTATGACCGGACCGGCGCGGACGCCCGCGGTATCACCGCCGCCTTCCTGTACCGCACGGACCGGTTGTCGTTGGCGGCCGCGACGGCGAACGACCCGCTGCTCGGCTCGGCACCGACCGTTCAGTACCGCGCAGCGGGGCTGCCGGCCAACTCCGACGTGCAGAACCCGAAGGCGCTCAACGCGGTGCTGCCGTCGGACGTGGACACCTCGACCGGTCGCGACGGTAACAACGTCTTCACCCGCGCTCCCCAGTTGGGCAAGTTCAGCGTGGCCGCGTCACCCGGTTCGACCGAGCGGTTCACCCTGTACGCGCTCAGCAACCACTACTCCTCCGGCCCCGACAGCCGGATCGGGCAGCGGCGGGAGCAGGCACGTTACGGCGCGGCGATCGTCACCGCGATCGAGGCGGCCGACCAGAGCGCCCGGGTGGTCTACGGCGGGGACCTGAACGTCTTCCCCCGCCCGGACGATCCCATCGCCACCGGCGACCAGCCGACACCGTCGGACCAACTCGCACCGCTCTACGAGGCGGGGCTGCACAATCTGTGGGACAACCTCGTCGCCGACGTGCCGGCGTCCGCCTACTCGTACAGCTTCGAGGGTCAGGCGCAGACACTCGACCACCTGTTCGTCAACGACGCGTTCTACGGCGACCTGGTGCAGGTCCGGGCGGCGCACATCAACGCCGACTGGTCGGCGGAGTTCACCGGCGACGGGTCGCGCGGTTCCAGCGACCACGACCCGCAGGTGGCGAGGTTCCGGTCCCGGGCTTCGCTGACCGTCGCCGACACGACGGTGGTCGAGGGCGACAAGGGCAACCGGCAGCTCACCTTCACCGCCACCGTGTCCCGGCCGTTGTCCCAGCCGGTGCTGCTCTGCGCCGCCACCGTCGGCCTCACGGCGCAGGGCGGCTCGGACTTCGACCCGTACGCCGGTTGCAAGGTGTTGGCCGCCGGGCAGACGTCGGTCGCCTTCCCGGTGACCGTGCGTGGTGACCGGAAGCGGGAGTCGGACGAGAAGCTGACCCTGCTCGTGGCGGGCGTGCCCGGCCTACGACTGGCCGACCCGCTGGCGACGGGCACCATCGCCAACGACGACTGA
- the hemB gene encoding porphobilinogen synthase — MSYPEIRPRRLRRTPAIRRLVSETRVDPAELVVPMFVKEGLTEPRAISSLPGVLQHSRDSLRKAAAEAVQAGVGGIMLFGVPEQRDPTGSGGIDPNGILNVAIRDVVAEVGDATVVMSDLCLDEFTSHGHCGLLNGDGEVDNDSTLAAYAEMAVAQAAAGVGMVGPSGMMDGQVGVVRRALDAAGHQDVSVLAYAVKYASAFYGPFREAVESALEGDRRTYQQDPANLRESLREVALDVAEGADLVMVKPALPYLDVVSAVRAAVDVPVAAYQVSGEYAMVEAAAANGWIDRERVMLETLTSIKRAGAQVILTYWAVEAAELLRQRY; from the coding sequence ATGTCGTACCCCGAGATCCGGCCCCGCCGTCTGCGCCGCACCCCGGCGATCCGCCGGTTGGTGTCCGAGACCCGGGTCGACCCGGCCGAGCTGGTCGTGCCGATGTTCGTCAAGGAGGGGCTCACCGAGCCCCGGGCCATCTCGTCGCTCCCGGGGGTGCTCCAGCACTCCCGGGACTCGCTGCGCAAGGCGGCGGCCGAGGCGGTCCAGGCCGGGGTCGGCGGGATCATGCTCTTCGGGGTGCCGGAGCAGCGGGACCCGACCGGCTCCGGCGGCATCGACCCGAACGGCATCCTGAACGTCGCCATCCGTGACGTGGTCGCCGAGGTGGGCGACGCCACGGTGGTGATGAGCGACCTGTGCCTGGACGAGTTCACCTCGCACGGGCACTGCGGGCTGCTCAACGGAGACGGCGAGGTCGACAACGACTCCACCCTGGCCGCGTACGCCGAGATGGCGGTGGCCCAGGCTGCCGCCGGGGTCGGCATGGTCGGGCCGTCCGGGATGATGGACGGCCAGGTCGGCGTGGTGCGTCGGGCGCTCGACGCCGCCGGGCACCAGGATGTCTCAGTGCTGGCGTACGCCGTGAAGTACGCCTCTGCCTTCTACGGCCCGTTCCGGGAGGCGGTGGAGTCGGCGCTGGAGGGCGACCGGCGCACCTACCAGCAGGATCCGGCCAACCTGCGGGAGTCGCTGCGCGAGGTGGCGCTCGACGTCGCCGAGGGCGCCGACCTGGTGATGGTCAAGCCGGCATTGCCCTACCTCGACGTGGTGTCGGCGGTCCGGGCCGCGGTGGACGTCCCGGTCGCCGCCTACCAGGTCTCCGGCGAGTACGCGATGGTCGAGGCGGCCGCCGCGAACGGCTGGATCGACCGGGAGCGGGTGATGCTGGAGACGCTCACCTCGATCAAGCGGGCCGGCGCGCAGGTCATCCTCACCTACTGGGCGGTCGAGGCCGCCGAGCTGCTCCGCCAGCGCTACTGA